Proteins found in one Gemmatimonadota bacterium genomic segment:
- a CDS encoding alkaline phosphatase family protein, giving the protein MVRTSRPALAACLLLSALTACGSGEPEAPIARMPKVLVIGIDGVRPDVLAEVATPNLDALAAEGTFTATARTGFPSVSGPGWSSLLTGVWSDKHGVTDNEFVGKNYGAYPDFLTRIEQVRPELSTFAVADWLPLVYADDGQPTLSDAIDVKHVLDGYKVGWPQGDSESVRLTIEALQSGDPDALFVYLGTPDEVSHETGAIGDEYRDAIVLADSQVGALVRAVRDRRTYPSEDWLVLVSTDHGRLVTGGHGGDTPEERTIFYLASGSSTVKGSPVGQVEIVDVAVTALAHLGIETDPAWQLDGHVVGLAAH; this is encoded by the coding sequence ATGGTTCGGACGTCTCGGCCCGCGCTGGCCGCATGCCTCCTTCTCTCGGCGCTGACGGCCTGCGGCAGTGGGGAGCCCGAGGCCCCGATTGCACGCATGCCCAAGGTGTTGGTCATCGGGATCGACGGTGTGCGGCCAGACGTGCTGGCCGAGGTCGCCACACCCAACCTCGATGCACTGGCCGCCGAAGGGACGTTCACCGCCACCGCACGAACGGGGTTCCCCTCCGTGAGTGGTCCGGGGTGGTCCTCCCTGCTGACCGGAGTCTGGTCCGACAAGCACGGCGTGACCGACAACGAGTTCGTGGGCAAGAACTACGGTGCGTATCCCGACTTTCTCACGCGTATCGAGCAGGTGCGGCCGGAGCTCTCGACGTTCGCCGTGGCGGACTGGTTGCCCCTGGTCTACGCTGACGATGGGCAGCCCACCCTGAGCGACGCCATCGACGTGAAGCACGTCCTGGACGGGTACAAAGTCGGCTGGCCGCAGGGAGATTCCGAAAGCGTGCGACTGACCATCGAGGCGCTCCAGAGCGGCGACCCCGATGCGCTGTTCGTGTACCTGGGCACACCCGACGAGGTCAGTCACGAGACCGGCGCGATCGGGGATGAGTACAGGGACGCAATCGTACTCGCGGACTCACAGGTTGGCGCGCTGGTGCGCGCCGTTCGCGACCGCAGGACCTACCCATCGGAGGATTGGCTGGTCTTGGTCAGCACGGATCACGGACGCCTGGTCACTGGAGGCCACGGCGGCGACACGCCCGAGGAGCGGACGATCTTCTATCTGGCGTCCGGGTCTTCAACTGTGAAGGGATCTCCGGTGGGTCAGGTCGAGATCGTCGACGTTGCGGTCACGGCGCTCGCCCACCTGGGCATCGAGACCGATCCGGCGTGGCAGCTGGACGGACACGTGGTCGGGTTGGCGGCGCACTAG